The Minwuia thermotolerans genome includes a region encoding these proteins:
- a CDS encoding DNA methyltransferase gives DIVLDGFGGSGTTLIAAEQVGRKARLLEFDPAYCDTIVRRWERITGKHATLAATGERFEDVEEERLAEMEPGPAEELGSGDNHAETGEEERLAEMGQADPDPDGDPSDVGEAEEALAQAAVAERETSR, from the coding sequence CGACATCGTCCTGGACGGCTTCGGCGGCTCGGGCACGACGCTGATCGCCGCCGAGCAGGTCGGTCGCAAGGCGCGTCTCCTGGAGTTCGACCCGGCATACTGCGACACCATCGTCCGGCGCTGGGAACGGATCACCGGCAAGCACGCCACCCTCGCGGCGACGGGGGAGCGGTTCGAGGACGTCGAGGAAGAGCGTCTGGCGGAGATGGAGCCCGGGCCCGCAGAGGAGCTTGGTTCCGGCGACAACCATGCCGAGACCGGCGAGGAGGAACGCCTGGCCGAGATGGGGCAGGCCGACCCCGACCCCGATGGGGACCCGTCCGACGTGGGCGAAGCGGAAGAGGCGCTTGCACAGGCCGCCGTTGCCGAGAGGGAGACGAGCAGATGA